TTTGACGGAATCGAACAAATCGTTAAAAATCGAATGGGTGAAAAAGTCATTGGATTTGGTACGGATAATGCAAAATTAAAAGATGATGAAACATATTTATCTCGTGTTGTTCCGGAAGATTTACTGAAATTCGGATTAATTCCTGAATTTATCGGACGTTTGCCGGTTATTGCAACACTAGAACAATTAGATGAAGCAGCGTTAGTTTCCATTTTGACAGAGCCGAAGAATGCACTTGTAAAACAATACAAACGCATGCTCGAACTTGATGATGTGGAACTTGAATTCGAACCAACTGCATTAATTGAAATTGCGAAAGAAGCGATTGAACGTAAAACAGGAGCACGTGGTCTTCGTTCGATTATCGAACAGATTATGCTTGAAGTGATGTTCGAAATTCCTTCCCGTGATGACATTACAAAATGTATTATTACCGAAAAAGCAGCTCGTGGGGAAGAAGAACCTCAACTGCAATTAGAAGATGGTTCTATTATTCCAATTAAAACATCTGCATGATTAGAATGCGCGTCGTAATTGGCGCGCATTTTTTCTATCAACTCAGCTTGTTTTACTGTAATATCCGACTCGTTTCGTGCTATACTTTATTAATATTAATTGGAGAGGATAAAAAGACATGAAAAGTGAAAATAAATTTTTTTCTGGGGCATTTGGATGGATAAAAATAATTCTTATCGCGCTGATACTCGCTTTTGGTATTCGCTATTTTTTAATTTCTCCAGTTACTGTTAATGGGAAATCAATGGACCCGACACTACATGATGGGCAACATTTATTTATTAACAAAGTATCAGATCCGAAGCGTTTTGATATTATCGTATTTCCTGCTCCTGATGAAGAAAATGCGGAGTACATTAAACGTGTCATCGGTTTACCGGGAGATAAAGTAGAGTATAAAGAAGATCAACTTTATATTAACGGTAAAAAGTATGATGAACCGTATTTAGACTCAGAAAAAGCAGCATTGAAAAATGGTTATTTAACAACTGACGCAGAAGGCGATCCTAATTTTACGATGGCAGATATTCCGAACTCAGGTGGCTCGCTCACTGTTCCTAAAGGCGAACTTTTTGTGTTAGGGGATAATCGTCAAGTAAGTAAAGATAGTCGCTATATTGGCTTTATATCGCAGGATAGTGTACTTGGAAAAGTAATCTCTTTCGGGAAATCCTTAGAGCGTTAATGTGAACCTGCAGATAGTCTAGGAGGAGACATAGATGACAGATCAGTATGAAAAGAAGCCCAGGAAAAAAAGCGGGGCACATCAATTGTTAAGCTGGGTACTAGTAATCGTTGCGGCACTTGCAATCGCACTTGTCATTCGCAACTTTGTTATTGCACCAGTAAAAGTAGAAGGAACATCTATGGTTCCAACATATCAAGATGGCGATAGAATTTTCATTGAAAAAATTTCCAAGCCAGATCGTTTCGATATTATCGTATTTGATGAACCTCCGATGATTGGTTCAGGAGAGCATTTTATCAAACGAGTGATTGGCATGCCAGGAGATAAAATCGCTTTTAAAAATGGTGAATTATATTTAAATGGCGAAAGAAAAGTAGAAAGTTACTTGCCAGAAGGAACGCTTACCCTTTGGAATCCGGACCCAACGCAAAAACCATACATAGCAGATTATACGCTGGAGGATATGACAGGTGAAAGTACTGTTCCGAAAGGGAAACTGTTCGTACTTGGAGATAATCGCGGCGGTAGTTCAGATAGTCGTGTTTTTGGATTTATTGACGATTCCATGGTAAATGGCACCGTGATACAATTCGGGAAATAATGAGAAATCCGTGAAAGATACTTTTTCGCGGATTTCTCTATTAAATGAGCGTTTTTTCGTTTATAATAAGACTGTTAGTATAAAATAGGGCGGTGCAATTTTTTGAAGGAGAAGAATTTAAAACGGTTATGGTCATGGATTTGGGCGGCTGTTTTAGCAGTGTTAATTGCTGTTATAATCCGTTTTTATTTGTTTGTCCCTATTCTCGTAGATGGGATATCCATGATGCCTACACTTCATAACGATGACCGTGTAATTATAAATCGCTTTGGGAATGTGGATCGTTTTGACGTGATTGTTTTCCGAGAAACAGATGGAAAAGAATACATCAAACGAGTAATTGGTTTGCCGGGTGATACGGTAGAATACAAAGAAGACCAACTTTACATCAATGGTAAAAAATATGATGAACCGTATTTAGATACTTACAAACAAAAGCTGAAAGATGGCTATTTAACAGACGATTACAGTTCGAAAGATCAACTAGATGGTGGTAAAATTCCAAAAGATACTTATTTTGTTCTAGGTGACAACCGTAGAGCAAGTAAAGACAGCCGGATTATTGGGCCAATTCCATTAAGTAAGGTATTAGGAACAACACCGATTTGTTACTGGCCGATTGAAGACGCCAAACTTATAGATTAGGAGTATATAATGACAATTCAATGGTTTCCAGGTCATATGGCCAAAGCTCGCCGTGAGGTAACGGAGAAATTAAAACTTGTAGATGTGATTTTTGAATTAGTAGATGCACGTATCCCGCTCTCTTCCTCTAATCCCATGCTAGAAGAAATTATCCACCAAAAAAGACGAGTGATTATTTTAAATAAAGCAGATACTGCTGATGAAAAAACAACGAAAGAATGGATTGATTACTTTGCTGAGAAAGGTTTGCCAGCAGTTGCTGTGAATGCTCAAGAAGGCAAAGGACTATTCAAAATAGAACAAGCCGCTGAAAAATTAATGGCTGAAAAATTCGATCGTTTAAGAAGTAAAGGAATGAAACCAAGAGCAATTCGTGCGATGATTTTAGGTATACCAAACGTTGGTAAATCTACATTAATCAATCGGTTAGCGAAAAAAAACATTGCACGAACAGGTAACAAACCTGGTGTAACTAAAGCGCAACAATGGATTAAAGTGGGAAAAACGTTAGAACTTCTGGATACTCCAGGGATTCTTTGGCCTAAATTTGAAGATCAAGAAATTGGCTACAAATTAGCTCTCACTGGTGCAATTAAAGATGATTTACTACAAATGGAAGACATTGCCGGTTATGGTTTGCGGTTTTTAGAAAACCATTATCCCGACCGACTTCAAAATTGGCTAAAAGTGGAAACTGTTTCAGAGGATCCTGTTGAAACACTTGCTTTTATTGCCGAAAAAAGAGGTCTTCTAGATCGATACAATGATCCAGATTATTCTCGTGCGGCTGAAACAGTAGTTCGAGAAATCCGCCAGCAAAAGTTAGGGAGAATGTCATTTGATTTCCCAAACTGGGAAGATGAAGCCGAATGAGTGATTCCATTTCCGTTATCCGAGAAAAACTAAACCAAGTCACATCAGAACACGATCCCTTTTTCCAAAAATGCATGCAAGATGAGCGTAAAGGTGTAGAAAAACTTCTGCAAACTACAAGGCGAAAATGGGAAAAAGAAGCGCAATTACGGAACAAACTTGAAGAAATGAAACAATATGAAACAGATTTATTCCAACAAGGATACAAGTATATCGCTGGAGTGGATGAAGTGGGACGTGGACCTCTCGCAGGGCCAGTTGTAGCAGCAGCCGTTATTTTACCAGATGATTTTTCTGTTGTCGGAATAAATGATTCTAAACAATTGAGTGAAGCAAAACGTG
The sequence above is drawn from the Listeria monocytogenes genome and encodes:
- the sipY gene encoding type I signal peptidase SipY; the encoded protein is MTDQYEKKPRKKSGAHQLLSWVLVIVAALAIALVIRNFVIAPVKVEGTSMVPTYQDGDRIFIEKISKPDRFDIIVFDEPPMIGSGEHFIKRVIGMPGDKIAFKNGELYLNGERKVESYLPEGTLTLWNPDPTQKPYIADYTLEDMTGESTVPKGKLFVLGDNRGGSSDSRVFGFIDDSMVNGTVIQFGK
- the sipZ gene encoding type I signal peptidase SipZ; this encodes MKEKNLKRLWSWIWAAVLAVLIAVIIRFYLFVPILVDGISMMPTLHNDDRVIINRFGNVDRFDVIVFRETDGKEYIKRVIGLPGDTVEYKEDQLYINGKKYDEPYLDTYKQKLKDGYLTDDYSSKDQLDGGKIPKDTYFVLGDNRRASKDSRIIGPIPLSKVLGTTPICYWPIEDAKLID
- the ylqF gene encoding ribosome biogenesis GTPase YlqF; translated protein: MTIQWFPGHMAKARREVTEKLKLVDVIFELVDARIPLSSSNPMLEEIIHQKRRVIILNKADTADEKTTKEWIDYFAEKGLPAVAVNAQEGKGLFKIEQAAEKLMAEKFDRLRSKGMKPRAIRAMILGIPNVGKSTLINRLAKKNIARTGNKPGVTKAQQWIKVGKTLELLDTPGILWPKFEDQEIGYKLALTGAIKDDLLQMEDIAGYGLRFLENHYPDRLQNWLKVETVSEDPVETLAFIAEKRGLLDRYNDPDYSRAAETVVREIRQQKLGRMSFDFPNWEDEAE
- the sipX gene encoding type I signal peptidase SipX, producing MKSENKFFSGAFGWIKIILIALILAFGIRYFLISPVTVNGKSMDPTLHDGQHLFINKVSDPKRFDIIVFPAPDEENAEYIKRVIGLPGDKVEYKEDQLYINGKKYDEPYLDSEKAALKNGYLTTDAEGDPNFTMADIPNSGGSLTVPKGELFVLGDNRQVSKDSRYIGFISQDSVLGKVISFGKSLER